The Bacillus sp. Y1 genome has a window encoding:
- the greA gene encoding transcription elongation factor GreA: protein MATEKVFPMTLAGKEKLEQELEHLKSVKRKEVVERIKIARSFGDLSENSEYDSAKEEQAFVEGRITTIENMIRNAKIIKEDELATDAVALGRSVTFIELPGGDEETYSIVGSAEADPFEGKISNDSPIAKSLMGKKVGDEVTVQTPGGEMNVRITNIK, encoded by the coding sequence TTGGCTACAGAAAAGGTTTTCCCGATGACTTTAGCTGGTAAAGAAAAATTAGAGCAAGAATTAGAACATTTAAAATCAGTAAAACGTAAAGAAGTCGTAGAGCGTATTAAAATTGCTCGTAGCTTTGGAGACTTATCTGAGAACTCAGAGTATGACTCGGCTAAAGAAGAACAAGCATTTGTTGAAGGTCGTATTACAACGATTGAAAATATGATAAGAAACGCAAAGATTATTAAAGAGGATGAGCTTGCTACCGATGCGGTTGCTTTAGGCCGTTCTGTTACGTTTATTGAGCTTCCTGGAGGCGATGAGGAAACGTATTCAATCGTAGGAAGTGCAGAAGCAGATCCATTTGAAGGCAAAATCTCTAATGATTCTCCAATTGCCAAAAGCTTGATGGGTAAGAAGGTTGGAGACGAAGTAACGGTTCAAACGCCTGGTGGAGAAATGAATGTACGTATTACAAATATTAAGTAA
- the udk gene encoding uridine kinase, translated as MKRKPVVIGVAGGSGSGKTSVTKSIYESFKGHSILMLEQDFYYKDQSYLPFEERLKTNYDHPLAFDNDLLIEHIESLLRYEAIKKPVYDYSVHTRSSDVIHVEPKDVIILEGILVLEDERLRNLMDIKLYVDTDADLRIIRRLVRDIKERERSMDSVIDQYVNVVRPMHNQFIEPTKRYADIIIPEGGHNFVAIDLMVTKIQTILEQKSFL; from the coding sequence ATGAAACGCAAACCCGTTGTTATTGGTGTAGCCGGTGGCTCTGGCTCCGGGAAAACGAGCGTAACAAAGTCGATTTACGAGTCGTTTAAAGGGCATTCGATTTTAATGCTCGAGCAAGATTTTTATTATAAAGACCAATCGTATTTGCCTTTTGAGGAGCGTCTAAAGACGAATTATGACCACCCGCTAGCATTTGACAATGACTTACTAATTGAGCATATTGAAAGTCTTCTCCGCTACGAAGCGATTAAAAAGCCTGTGTATGACTACAGTGTTCATACCCGTTCAAGTGATGTCATCCATGTTGAGCCCAAGGATGTAATTATTCTTGAAGGGATCCTCGTATTAGAAGACGAAAGACTTCGTAACTTAATGGATATTAAGTTATACGTAGATACAGATGCGGACCTTCGTATTATTAGACGATTGGTAAGAGATATAAAAGAACGCGAGCGCTCAATGGATTCAGTCATTGATCAGTATGTAAATGTGGTGCGGCCAATGCATAATCAATTTATTGAACCAACGAAACGTTATGCAGATATTATTATCCCAGAAGGTGGCCATAATTTTGTCGCAATTGATTTGATGGTCACAAAAATTCAAACAATTCTTGAACAAAAATCATTTTTATGA
- a CDS encoding peptidase U32 family protein, with protein MSIVLNDKISQIVNGKRVIVKKPELLAPAGNLEKLKIAVQYGADAVFIGGQEYGLRSNAGNFTFDEMKEGVEFAKKYGAKIYVTTNIFAHNENIDGLEEYILGLKGAGIAGIIVADPLIIETCRRLAPEIEVHLSTQQSLSNWKAVQFWKEEGLERVVLARETSAEEIREMKEKVDIEIETFIHGAMCIAYSGRCTLSNHMTARDSNRGGCCQSCRWDYDLYSLDQQDEVAQFSEGDAPFAMSPKDLKLIESIPQMIELGIDSLKIEGRMKSIHYVATVVSVYRKVIDAYCADPENFVIQKEWLEELDKCANRDTAPAFFEGVPGYKEQMFGNHSKKTTFDFAGLVLDYDAENQMVTLQQRNYFKPGQEVEFFGPEIENFTTVVEKIWDEDGNELDAARHPMQIVKFKLDKPVYPNNMMRKEI; from the coding sequence ATGTCTATCGTACTAAACGATAAAATTTCACAGATTGTGAATGGAAAGCGAGTAATTGTAAAAAAACCAGAATTACTTGCTCCTGCTGGAAATCTAGAGAAATTAAAAATTGCAGTCCAATACGGGGCAGATGCTGTATTTATCGGTGGACAAGAATACGGACTTCGCTCAAACGCAGGGAACTTTACTTTTGATGAAATGAAAGAGGGAGTAGAGTTTGCTAAGAAATATGGTGCGAAGATTTATGTAACAACAAATATTTTTGCTCATAATGAAAATATAGATGGATTAGAAGAATATATTCTGGGTTTAAAAGGAGCTGGGATTGCAGGTATTATTGTTGCTGATCCTCTTATCATTGAAACATGCCGTCGATTAGCTCCTGAAATTGAAGTGCATTTAAGTACACAACAGTCTTTATCCAATTGGAAAGCTGTCCAATTCTGGAAGGAAGAAGGATTAGAACGTGTGGTACTTGCACGTGAAACTAGTGCGGAAGAAATTAGAGAGATGAAAGAGAAAGTCGATATCGAAATTGAAACATTCATCCATGGTGCAATGTGTATCGCATACTCTGGACGTTGTACATTAAGTAATCATATGACAGCTCGAGACTCAAACCGTGGTGGATGCTGTCAGTCTTGCCGCTGGGATTATGACCTGTATTCGCTTGATCAACAGGATGAAGTAGCTCAATTTAGCGAAGGTGATGCACCGTTTGCGATGAGCCCTAAGGATCTTAAGTTAATTGAGTCCATTCCTCAAATGATTGAGCTTGGTATTGATAGTTTGAAAATCGAAGGTCGTATGAAGTCCATTCACTATGTGGCAACAGTTGTTAGTGTGTACCGTAAAGTGATTGATGCTTATTGTGCGGACCCTGAGAACTTTGTTATTCAAAAAGAATGGTTAGAAGAACTTGATAAATGTGCAAACCGTGACACGGCTCCTGCTTTCTTTGAAGGAGTTCCTGGGTATAAAGAGCAGATGTTTGGAAATCATAGCAAAAAGACAACTTTTGACTTTGCTGGATTGGTGTTAGACTATGATGCTGAAAATCAAATGGTAACACTTCAGCAGCGAAACTACTTTAAACCTGGTCAAGAAGTAGAGTTTTTTGGACCTGAAATTGAGAACTTTACAACTGTTGTTGAAAAAATTTGGGATGAGGATGGCAATGAGCTAGATGCAGCAAGGCATCCAATGCAAATCGTAAAGTTCAAATTAGACAAGCCGGTTTACCCGAACAACATGATGCGGAAGGAGATTTAA
- a CDS encoding peptidase U32 family protein, which produces MKKPELLVTPKMIEDIEALCKVGADAFVIGEERFGLRLAGEFSREDVKKAVEIAHSFQKKVYVAMNAIFHNESIDALYDYVRFVKEANVDAIIFGDPAVLMVAKEAAPDMPLHWNTETTATNWYTCNYWGRKGAKRAVLAREINMDAIVEMKEHAEVEIEVQVHGMTAMFQSKRSLLGNYYEYQGKALVVENRAQNANMFLHDKERENKYPIFEDANGTHIMSPNDMCMIDELTELIEAEVDSLKIDGVLQTSEYILKVTELYRKAIDLCVEDLDQYEEVKDDLLQEVEKIQPKNRPLDTGFFFKETVY; this is translated from the coding sequence ATGAAAAAACCAGAACTATTAGTCACACCAAAAATGATTGAAGATATAGAAGCATTATGTAAAGTTGGAGCGGACGCTTTTGTGATCGGAGAGGAACGCTTTGGTCTTCGTTTGGCTGGAGAATTTTCAAGAGAAGATGTAAAGAAGGCTGTAGAAATTGCCCATTCTTTTCAGAAAAAAGTGTATGTAGCGATGAATGCAATCTTCCACAATGAAAGCATTGACGCTTTATATGACTATGTAAGGTTTGTAAAAGAAGCAAACGTGGATGCAATCATTTTCGGTGATCCAGCGGTTTTAATGGTAGCGAAAGAGGCTGCACCTGATATGCCTCTTCATTGGAACACAGAAACAACTGCAACGAACTGGTATACATGTAACTATTGGGGTAGAAAAGGGGCTAAACGTGCGGTCCTTGCTAGAGAAATCAATATGGATGCGATTGTCGAAATGAAAGAGCATGCTGAAGTGGAGATTGAGGTACAAGTTCACGGGATGACAGCTATGTTTCAGTCCAAGCGTTCACTATTAGGGAACTATTATGAGTATCAAGGAAAAGCACTAGTGGTTGAAAATCGTGCCCAAAATGCGAACATGTTCCTTCATGATAAGGAAAGAGAAAACAAATATCCGATTTTTGAAGATGCGAACGGAACACATATTATGAGTCCGAATGATATGTGTATGATAGATGAGCTAACAGAGCTAATTGAAGCAGAAGTTGATTCTCTAAAGATTGATGGTGTACTACAAACATCAGAATACATTCTGAAAGTAACAGAATTATATCGAAAAGCAATTGATCTATGTGTCGAAGATCTTGATCAGTACGAAGAAGTAAAGGACGACTTATTACAGGAAGTTGAAAAGATTCAGCCAAAGAATCGTCCATTAGATACTGGATTTTTCTTCAAAGAGACCGTTTATTAA
- a CDS encoding O-methyltransferase encodes METEKLHSYIEELILNRTDLLEEMEQYAKAHHVPIMELSGIETILQILRIAQPKKILEVGTAIGYSALRMATVLPETNIVTIERDSERYTIAEEFIKRANKEHQISIIKGDALEVESLIEKFGSFDAIFIDAAKGQYKKFFEIYSKYLADKGIIITDNVLFKGLVYEDTIESKRVRSMVTKIKDFNKWLMEHAEYDSVIIPVGDGVAISKKR; translated from the coding sequence TTGGAAACGGAAAAGCTGCATTCTTATATAGAAGAGCTCATTCTAAATAGAACAGATCTACTAGAAGAAATGGAGCAATACGCGAAAGCTCATCATGTTCCCATTATGGAACTGTCAGGAATCGAAACGATTCTTCAAATACTGAGAATAGCTCAACCGAAAAAGATTCTAGAGGTGGGTACAGCTATTGGATATTCTGCCTTACGAATGGCCACTGTTCTTCCTGAAACGAACATCGTCACAATTGAACGGGACAGTGAGCGCTATACGATCGCGGAGGAATTTATTAAACGTGCAAACAAAGAACACCAAATATCGATTATCAAAGGTGATGCGCTAGAAGTAGAGTCACTTATAGAAAAATTTGGTTCTTTTGATGCGATTTTCATAGATGCAGCCAAAGGGCAGTACAAGAAGTTCTTTGAAATATATTCAAAGTATTTAGCAGACAAAGGAATAATCATAACCGACAACGTCCTGTTTAAAGGACTAGTCTATGAGGATACAATTGAGAGTAAAAGAGTAAGAAGCATGGTTACAAAAATAAAAGATTTTAACAAATGGCTAATGGAACATGCAGAATACGATTCGGTCATTATTCCTGTTGGCGATGGAGTAGCAATTAGTAAAAAGAGGTGA
- the mltG gene encoding endolytic transglycosylase MltG — MIEREGEARVVRKIVFTISIILFLLVAITAGGGYFYIKSALKPVDPDNKKEMTVEIPIGSSVTGIANILEEHGIIKDARVFKYFVKFKNESGFMAGNYELSPSMTLPSIIESLKTGKVEQEVVFQITIPEGKQLKEIAKIIAEKTNHTEEDVFTKLNDREFIQALMNKYPDLLTEEILAENVKYPLEGYLFPATYPFYKEDTKIEEIIMAMLDQTKKVISEYEGDMDERQYTAHQLLTFASLVEEEATEKLERDQIASVFYNRIDTGMPLQTDPTVLYAHGEHKDKVLYKDLEIDDPYNTYKYQGLTPGPIANAGAVSIEAVLHPAETDFLYFLATASGDVLFSKTLEEHNAKKAEHIN, encoded by the coding sequence ATGATTGAGAGGGAAGGCGAGGCAAGAGTCGTAAGGAAAATTGTCTTTACCATTTCAATCATATTATTTCTACTGGTAGCAATTACGGCTGGTGGCGGATATTTTTATATTAAATCGGCACTAAAGCCCGTAGATCCAGATAATAAAAAAGAAATGACAGTAGAAATTCCAATTGGTTCTTCAGTTACTGGTATTGCAAACATATTAGAAGAACATGGGATTATTAAAGATGCACGTGTATTCAAGTACTTTGTTAAGTTTAAGAACGAGTCAGGGTTTATGGCTGGTAACTATGAACTCTCACCTTCTATGACCTTGCCAAGTATCATTGAAAGCTTAAAAACAGGTAAAGTGGAGCAAGAAGTGGTGTTTCAAATTACCATCCCTGAAGGAAAACAGCTAAAAGAAATTGCAAAAATCATCGCAGAAAAAACAAATCATACAGAAGAAGATGTATTTACAAAATTAAATGACCGTGAATTCATACAAGCACTTATGAATAAATACCCTGATTTATTAACAGAGGAAATTCTCGCGGAAAATGTTAAATACCCACTTGAAGGCTATTTGTTCCCTGCAACATATCCTTTCTATAAAGAAGACACAAAAATAGAAGAAATTATTATGGCCATGCTAGATCAGACAAAAAAGGTAATTAGTGAGTATGAGGGTGATATGGATGAGAGGCAATATACTGCTCACCAACTATTAACCTTTGCCTCATTGGTTGAAGAGGAAGCAACTGAGAAACTTGAGCGTGACCAAATTGCCAGTGTCTTTTATAATCGTATAGATACGGGGATGCCGTTACAAACAGATCCTACCGTTTTATATGCACATGGAGAACATAAGGACAAGGTGTTGTATAAGGATTTGGAAATTGATGATCCATACAATACTTACAAATACCAAGGCTTAACACCAGGTCCAATAGCTAATGCAGGTGCTGTATCAATTGAAGCTGTTTTACATCCTGCCGAGACGGACTTTCTATACTTTTTAGCAACGGCATCTGGTGATGTATTATTCTCGAAAACTCTCGAGGAGCATAATGCAAAAAAGGCCGAGCACATCAATTAA
- a CDS encoding DUF1292 domain-containing protein, producing the protein MQHGENNITVIDEDGNEQLCEVLFTFDSDEFGKSYVLYYPIGADENDDEEIEIHASAFVPTEDNNDGELMPIETDEEWDLIEEMLNTFLEEQDEE; encoded by the coding sequence ATGCAACATGGAGAAAACAATATTACAGTAATTGATGAGGATGGTAACGAGCAACTTTGTGAGGTGCTTTTTACATTCGATTCTGATGAATTTGGTAAGTCTTATGTTCTTTATTATCCAATTGGTGCAGATGAAAACGATGATGAAGAAATTGAAATTCATGCATCTGCTTTCGTTCCAACCGAAGATAATAATGATGGTGAGTTAATGCCTATCGAGACAGACGAAGAGTGGGACCTAATCGAAGAAATGTTAAATACATTCCTAGAAGAGCAAGACGAAGAATAG
- the ruvX gene encoding Holliday junction resolvase RuvX, whose amino-acid sequence MRILGLDVGSKTVGVALSDEFGWTAQGLETIKINEDERMFGFDQIGQIIEKYEVGKIVVGLPKNMNGTIGPRGEASQFYASELEKRFSLPVFLWDERLTTVAAERVLLEADVSRKKRKKVIDKMAAAMILQGFLDSQK is encoded by the coding sequence ATGCGAATTCTCGGTCTTGACGTCGGCAGTAAAACGGTCGGCGTTGCGCTCAGTGATGAATTTGGCTGGACAGCGCAAGGATTAGAAACAATAAAAATTAATGAAGATGAAAGAATGTTTGGTTTTGACCAGATTGGTCAAATAATAGAAAAGTATGAAGTAGGAAAAATAGTAGTAGGGCTGCCTAAAAACATGAATGGAACCATTGGACCTAGAGGGGAAGCAAGTCAATTTTACGCTAGTGAGCTAGAAAAGAGGTTTTCCTTACCTGTATTCCTATGGGACGAGCGTCTAACTACGGTTGCTGCGGAACGTGTCTTACTAGAAGCGGATGTTAGTAGGAAAAAACGTAAAAAAGTAATCGACAAAATGGCAGCAGCTATGATCTTACAAGGCTTTTTAGATAGTCAAAAATAA
- a CDS encoding IreB family regulatory phosphoprotein — MSTFDKTMRFNFPEEPIEHDVKEVLFQVHEALQEKGYHPINQIVGYLLSGDPAYIPRHRDARNIIRKLERDEIIEELVKSYLKTQREGS; from the coding sequence ATGAGTACATTTGATAAAACAATGAGGTTTAATTTTCCAGAAGAGCCAATCGAACATGACGTGAAGGAAGTCCTTTTTCAAGTACATGAAGCTCTTCAAGAAAAAGGATATCATCCGATTAATCAAATTGTAGGTTACCTGCTTTCTGGAGATCCTGCTTATATTCCTCGTCATCGTGATGCTCGTAACATTATTCGAAAGCTTGAACGAGATGAAATTATTGAAGAGCTTGTCAAAAGCTATTTAAAAACACAACGAGAGGGCTCTTAA
- the alaS gene encoding alanine--tRNA ligase, whose protein sequence is MKKLTGSEIRKMYLDFFKEKGHAVEPSAPLVPHDDPSLLWINSGVATLKKYFDGRVIPDNPRITNAQKSIRTNDIENVGKTARHHTFFEMLGNFSIGEYFKVEAIHWAWEFLTDEKWVGFEKEKLSVTIHPEDDEAFEIWRKEIGVPEERIIRLEGNFWDIGEGPSGPNTEIFYDRGPEYGNDESDPELYPGGENDRYLEVWNLVFSEFNHNPDGTYTPLPKKNIDTGMGLERMASVVQNVPTNFDTDLFMPIIRATEEISGAKYGNGKESDVAFKVIADHIRTVAFAIGDGALPSNEGRGYVLRRLLRRAVRFAKQINIHRPFMFELVPVVGEIMVDFYPEVKNKTDFIQKVIKNEEERFHETLNEGLQILSAVIKKEKEAGSDTIQGADVFRLYDTYGFPVELTEEYGEEEGMKVDHAGFESEMELQRERARKARQDVDSMQVQGGELGEIKVESKFVGYDQLQVESKVLAIVQNGVKIDKASEGEEIQLILDVTPFYAESGGQIADLGTLFSDGVKAAVKDVQKAPNGQNLHRVLIESGELQVNDQVVAVVDENNRGKIIKNHTATHLLHQALKDVLGTHVNQAGSLVEQDRLRFDFSHFGQVKPEELEEIERIVNEKIWQSLSVQTDYKAIAEAKAMGAMALFGEKYGDIVRVVQVGDYSLELCGGCHVPNTSVIGLFKIISESGIGAGTRRIEAVTGEGAFKQMHSQIQILKDVAGKLKTNLKDVPSRIDALLSEQKQLQKENESLTAKLGNIEAGNLVNNVKEVNGIQVLAVRIQGADMNGLRNMVDDLKQKLGSAVIVLGSVNEEKVNLIAGVTKDLIEKGYHAGKIIKEVATICGGSGGGRPDMAQAGGKDAGKLDSALSFVEEWVKSV, encoded by the coding sequence ATGAAGAAACTTACAGGCTCAGAAATTCGTAAAATGTATTTAGACTTTTTTAAAGAAAAAGGACATGCAGTGGAACCAAGTGCTCCCCTCGTTCCTCATGATGATCCATCTTTGCTTTGGATTAACAGTGGGGTAGCGACGTTAAAAAAGTATTTTGATGGACGAGTGATTCCAGACAATCCAAGAATTACAAATGCACAGAAATCTATTCGTACGAACGATATTGAAAACGTTGGGAAAACAGCAAGACATCATACGTTTTTTGAGATGCTTGGGAATTTCTCTATCGGAGAATACTTCAAAGTTGAAGCCATCCATTGGGCATGGGAGTTTTTGACTGATGAAAAATGGGTAGGGTTTGAAAAGGAAAAGCTTTCCGTTACGATTCATCCAGAAGATGACGAGGCGTTTGAAATTTGGAGGAAGGAAATTGGTGTGCCGGAAGAGCGAATTATTCGCTTAGAAGGGAACTTCTGGGATATCGGGGAAGGACCTAGTGGACCAAATACGGAAATTTTCTATGATCGTGGACCTGAATATGGAAATGATGAAAGTGATCCGGAGTTGTATCCTGGAGGAGAGAATGACAGATATTTAGAGGTTTGGAACTTAGTTTTCTCAGAATTTAATCATAATCCGGATGGTACATATACTCCACTACCAAAGAAAAATATTGATACAGGAATGGGACTTGAAAGAATGGCTTCGGTTGTTCAAAATGTTCCTACTAATTTTGATACTGATTTATTTATGCCAATTATTCGCGCAACAGAAGAGATCTCTGGGGCAAAGTATGGAAATGGTAAAGAGTCTGATGTAGCATTTAAAGTCATTGCTGACCATATTCGTACCGTGGCATTTGCTATTGGTGATGGCGCACTTCCTTCCAATGAGGGTCGAGGGTATGTGTTAAGAAGATTGCTTCGTAGAGCCGTACGTTTTGCCAAGCAAATTAACATCCACCGTCCATTCATGTTTGAACTGGTTCCTGTTGTAGGGGAAATCATGGTTGATTTTTACCCAGAAGTAAAGAATAAGACCGACTTTATCCAAAAGGTCATAAAGAATGAAGAAGAAAGATTCCATGAGACTCTTAATGAGGGGCTTCAAATTCTCTCAGCGGTTATCAAAAAAGAAAAGGAAGCTGGAAGTGATACGATTCAAGGCGCAGACGTTTTCCGTCTTTATGACACATACGGTTTCCCAGTCGAATTAACAGAGGAGTATGGTGAAGAAGAGGGAATGAAGGTTGACCACGCTGGTTTTGAGAGCGAAATGGAGCTTCAGCGTGAGCGTGCACGTAAAGCAAGACAAGATGTAGACTCTATGCAAGTTCAAGGTGGAGAACTTGGTGAGATTAAAGTAGAAAGTAAGTTTGTTGGTTACGATCAGTTACAGGTTGAATCAAAGGTTCTTGCTATCGTACAAAATGGTGTAAAAATCGACAAGGCAAGTGAAGGAGAAGAAATCCAATTAATACTCGATGTCACTCCATTCTACGCTGAGAGCGGTGGGCAAATTGCTGACCTTGGTACACTATTTAGCGATGGTGTAAAAGCGGCGGTAAAAGATGTGCAAAAGGCACCAAACGGACAAAACCTTCACCGTGTACTGATTGAATCTGGTGAATTGCAAGTTAATGACCAGGTAGTTGCGGTTGTTGATGAGAACAATAGAGGAAAAATTATTAAGAACCATACGGCAACCCATTTATTACATCAAGCATTAAAAGATGTTCTTGGAACACATGTAAACCAAGCCGGTTCTCTAGTAGAACAAGATAGACTTCGTTTTGACTTCTCTCATTTTGGACAAGTAAAACCAGAGGAATTAGAAGAAATAGAGAGGATTGTAAACGAAAAAATTTGGCAGTCTCTATCTGTTCAAACAGACTATAAGGCAATTGCTGAAGCAAAAGCGATGGGAGCTATGGCGCTATTTGGTGAAAAATATGGTGATATCGTACGTGTGGTTCAAGTCGGAGATTATAGTTTAGAACTTTGTGGTGGTTGTCATGTTCCTAATACATCAGTCATTGGTCTCTTTAAAATCATATCTGAAAGTGGTATTGGAGCAGGAACTCGTCGTATAGAAGCGGTGACGGGGGAAGGTGCATTTAAGCAAATGCATAGCCAAATCCAGATTTTAAAAGACGTGGCAGGAAAGTTAAAAACGAACCTAAAAGATGTACCATCTAGAATCGATGCACTGTTAAGTGAACAAAAACAGCTTCAAAAAGAAAATGAGTCTTTAACAGCTAAGCTAGGGAATATTGAAGCAGGTAATTTGGTTAATAATGTGAAAGAAGTGAATGGAATTCAAGTTCTGGCTGTTCGAATTCAAGGTGCTGATATGAATGGACTTCGAAACATGGTGGATGATTTGAAGCAAAAGCTTGGATCTGCAGTAATCGTACTTGGAAGTGTAAACGAAGAAAAGGTAAACTTAATTGCCGGTGTAACAAAAGACTTAATTGAAAAAGGCTATCATGCCGGTAAAATTATTAAAGAAGTTGCTACTATTTGCGGAGGTAGCGGTGGTGGACGTCCAGATATGGCCCAAGCAGGAGGAAAAGATGCTGGAAAGCTGGATTCCGCACTAAGTTTTGTAGAAGAATGGGTCAAATCCGTTTGA
- a CDS encoding AI-2E family transporter, which produces MDIRLKWYYRLGFLLLLFIVLFVFLKLQPIWLPIFKITMIVVLPFIIAAFISYLLHPVVETLHENYLPRWLAVLIIYTLFFGSISVALYNGVPAVIHQLRDLTENAPSFANQYREWIHDIQDKTSTWPEAFQERIDSSIVAVERMLDNALTRAVNLGMGIINSALLFAIIPFIAFYMLKDYEKIKKAVWYITPSKWRSGGTLFLRDVDKSLGSYIRGQLLVCVLIGTISALSFWFIDLRYPLLLGLIVGITNIIPYFGPVIGAVPAVIIAATISVKMILFVVIIIALLQFLEGNILSPFIVGKSLHMHPLVIMFALLAGGEIGGILGLILAVPIMAILKVSLLHAKQHFSKDVSDNQLM; this is translated from the coding sequence ATGGACATTCGATTAAAATGGTATTACCGGCTTGGCTTTTTGCTTTTGTTATTCATTGTATTATTTGTTTTTCTGAAACTACAGCCCATCTGGTTGCCCATTTTTAAAATCACAATGATCGTCGTACTCCCATTTATCATCGCAGCATTTATTTCTTATTTACTACATCCCGTCGTGGAGACTCTTCATGAAAACTATTTACCCAGATGGTTAGCTGTTTTAATTATATATACACTGTTTTTTGGAAGTATAAGTGTGGCACTGTATAATGGTGTTCCTGCAGTTATACACCAACTTCGAGATTTGACTGAAAACGCACCAAGCTTTGCCAACCAATACAGAGAGTGGATCCATGACATTCAGGATAAAACCTCTACTTGGCCTGAAGCCTTTCAAGAAAGGATAGATAGCAGTATTGTGGCCGTTGAAAGAATGCTTGATAACGCTCTAACAAGAGCCGTTAATTTAGGGATGGGAATCATCAATTCAGCCCTGCTTTTTGCTATCATCCCTTTTATCGCTTTTTACATGTTAAAAGATTATGAAAAAATAAAGAAGGCTGTATGGTATATTACCCCGAGTAAATGGCGGAGTGGGGGAACTCTGTTTTTAAGAGATGTGGATAAATCATTAGGTAGTTATATTAGGGGACAGCTTTTAGTATGCGTGTTGATTGGTACGATTTCAGCTTTATCCTTCTGGTTCATCGACTTACGGTATCCGCTGTTGCTTGGATTAATTGTTGGGATAACAAATATTATCCCATATTTCGGACCTGTTATCGGTGCTGTGCCAGCTGTAATCATCGCTGCTACAATTAGTGTAAAAATGATCCTATTCGTAGTGATTATCATCGCTCTACTCCAATTTTTAGAGGGAAATATATTATCTCCCTTTATTGTTGGAAAGAGCTTGCATATGCATCCTTTAGTGATTATGTTCGCTCTCTTAGCAGGTGGAGAAATAGGTGGAATACTAGGACTGATCTTAGCTGTACCAATCATGGCCATTTTAAAGGTGAGCCTTCTACATGCAAAGCAGCACTTTTCAAAAGATGTATCCGATAATCAATTGATGTGA
- a CDS encoding YrzQ family protein, translating to MNRMVTSAIAIGAGVVAYNYARKNKMMSGRGMRKMQRRISKMF from the coding sequence ATGAATCGAATGGTAACTTCTGCAATTGCAATTGGAGCAGGTGTTGTTGCATATAATTACGCTCGAAAAAACAAAATGATGTCAGGGCGTGGAATGAGAAAAATGCAGCGTAGAATATCGAAAATGTTTTAA
- a CDS encoding PRC-barrel domain-containing protein has protein sequence MRTFTLLKGVNVYEKESGSKVGEVNDLIISATSDSVQSLLVKQGTLVKRTALLDIQDVTSFGSDGVMIEDRTLLRPIKRGSDSSVAFCRGLSGNMLLSSEGEQLGLIEDVYFMEELGTIVGYQCSDGFFSDIIEGKRVIKTDEPLQYGKDAIIVNVKKS, from the coding sequence TTGCGGACATTTACATTGCTAAAGGGAGTTAATGTGTACGAGAAAGAAAGCGGGTCAAAGGTTGGTGAAGTCAATGATCTCATCATTTCTGCGACTAGTGATTCGGTTCAATCCTTGCTAGTAAAGCAAGGAACGCTTGTAAAAAGGACCGCGCTGCTGGATATTCAAGACGTCACTTCCTTTGGCTCGGATGGAGTAATGATTGAAGACCGAACTTTGCTAAGACCAATCAAAAGGGGCAGTGATTCTTCCGTTGCATTCTGTCGAGGTCTATCCGGGAACATGCTATTATCTAGTGAAGGAGAGCAACTCGGGTTGATTGAGGATGTATATTTTATGGAAGAATTGGGCACAATCGTAGGGTATCAATGTTCGGATGGCTTTTTTTCAGACATCATAGAAGGAAAGCGTGTCATCAAAACGGATGAACCCCTCCAGTATGGAAAAGACGCCATCATCGTGAACGTAAAAAAATCTTAA